In one window of Brenneria goodwinii DNA:
- a CDS encoding hotdog fold thioesterase — translation MQWKRQATLEQLNQQAQGCMIAHLGIRFTKLTDDSLEAVMPVDARTRQPFGFLHGGASVVLAESLGSVAGYLCTEAEQQVVGIEVNANHLRAVVDGEVRGECHALHIGRRHQVWQINIYDANERLCCASRLTTSVISP, via the coding sequence ATGCAGTGGAAACGACAGGCGACGCTTGAGCAACTCAACCAACAGGCGCAGGGGTGCATGATTGCGCATCTGGGTATTCGGTTTACGAAACTGACGGACGACAGTCTGGAAGCGGTAATGCCGGTGGATGCCCGTACCCGGCAGCCGTTTGGTTTTCTGCACGGAGGCGCTTCCGTCGTTCTGGCCGAGTCGCTCGGTTCCGTCGCCGGCTATCTATGCACGGAAGCGGAACAGCAGGTAGTAGGGATAGAAGTCAATGCCAACCACCTGCGCGCCGTCGTTGACGGCGAGGTGCGGGGCGAGTGTCACGCCCTGCACATCGGGCGGCGTCATCAGGTGTGGCAGATAAATATTTACGATGCGAACGAGCGGCTATGCTGCGCGTCCCGGCTGACGACATCGGTCATTAGCCCTTAG